A DNA window from Setaria viridis chromosome 2, Setaria_viridis_v4.0, whole genome shotgun sequence contains the following coding sequences:
- the LOC140222062 gene encoding probable LRR receptor-like serine/threonine-protein kinase At1g07650 isoform X3: MAWRPPCPGAWSCLVFFLSLMLAEAVHGVGAPTAAPPAPRLAPAEVRVLGRIAATLGVSHWDFAAGPCDHGGGSRVHCDCSFSNGTVCHVTEIFLKEQNFSAKLPPDFADLPNLLQLDLSRNLFHGGVPDQWARMKKLQGLSLMANRLSGQFPMVLTKITSLTNLSIEGNEFHGPIPPEIGGLIRMEKLILSVNEFTGPLPTALSLFSNLTDLRISSTNFSGRLPDFWGKLKRLEKLQIGGSLLEGPIPSSLSELTNLSDLRISDLRGSGSAFPDLSVMKSMRTLVLRKCSISGSIPSYIGSWTTLKHLDLSFNKLSGEIPPSFANLRGVDYIYLTGNSLSGNIPGWLLRRNKITDISFNNFTMGSSGPNQCLQGSVNLGESYSPEMDSLNSVQPCLKRNFPCVASNGQYQYSLHINCGDKEAIINGTKYEADTTPKGASLLYVSPGSNWAFSSTGNFMDDNITDDNFIATSISKLVMPNSELYTKARLSPLSLTYYGLCMFSGSYTVNLHFAEIVFTNDSTYCSLGKRRFNVFIQGRMVLENFNIEQPSGADGKPVIKTFQTYVTNHTLEIQFYWAGRGTTGIPYRGSYGPLISAITVTPNFQIPLAVEPPKTRDSKRSSRVSIALVIGIPVIAIFTALIVGIYCIKKRRKSLMHKELRALDLQIGSFTLRQIKAATRNFDAANKIGEGGFGSVYKGLLSDGTIIAVKQLSSRSKQGNREFVNEIGMISALQHPNLVKLYGCCTEGNQLSLVYEYMENNCLARALFVEQYRLRLDWPTRHKICLGIARGLAYLHEESAIRIVHRDIKASNILLDKDLNAKISDFGLAKLNEDDHTHISTKVAGTILEALEGKAIRSNADTWLLSMLCVVI; the protein is encoded by the exons ATGGCGTGGAGGCCGCCATGTCCAGGTGCCTGGAGCTGCTTGGTGTTCTTCCTCAGCTTGATGCTCGCTGAGGCCGTCCATGGCGTGGGGGCTCCCACAGCCGCTCCTCCGGCTCCGAGGCTCGCGCCAGCTGAAG TGCGTGTCCTCGGCCGGATCGCGGCCACGCTCGGCGTGTCGCACTGGGACTTCGCCGCCGGTCCCTGCgaccacggcggcggctccagGGTGCACTGTGACTGCTCCTTCTCCAACGGTACCGTCTGCCATGTCACCGAGAT ATTCTTGAAGGAGCAGAACTTCTCTGCTAAGCTCCCGCCTGACTTCGCCGACCTCCCCAACCTTCTCCAGCT AGATCTAAGCAGGAACTTGTTCCATGGTGGAGTGCCTGACCAGTGGGCCCGGATGAAGAAGTTACAAGGACT GTCACTGATGGCAAACAGATTGTCAGGGCAATTTCCCATGGTTCTCACAAAGATCACAAGCCTGACTAACCT GAGCATTGAAGGCAATGAATTCCATGGGCCAATCCCTCCTGAAATTGGAGGTCTCATTCGAATGGAGAAGCT AATATTATCAGTCAATGAGTTCACTGGGCCCCTTCCAACTGCTCTTTCATTGTTCAGTAATTTAACAGACTT GAGGATTTCTAGCACTAATTTTTCTGGAAGGCTGCCTGATTTTTGGGGCAAATTGAAAAGACTTGAAAAATT GCAAATTGGAGGATCTTTGTTGGAAGGGCCTATTCCCTCAAGTCTATCTGAATTGACAAACCTTTCTGATCT GAGGATTAGTGATCTGAGAGGTAGTGGATCAGCTTTCCCCGATTTAAGTGTAATGAAATCCATGAGAACATT GGTACTTAGGAAATGTTCCATCAGTGGAAGCATCCCATCTTACATTGGCTCGTGGACAACTCTTAAGCATCT GGATCTGAGCTTTAATAAACTTAGTGGAGAAATACCACCTTCTTTTGCTAACTTGCGAGGTGTAGATTACAT ATATCTAACGGGAAATTCACTCTCTGGGAATATACCTGGATGGTTATTGAGAAGAAACAAGATCAC GGACATATCTTTTAATAACTTCACAATGGGGAGTTCAGGACCTAATCAATGCCTTCAAGGAAGTGT CAATCTGGGGGAGAGCTATTCACCTGAAATGGACAGTCT AAATAGTGTTCAGCCATGCTTAAAGAGGAATTTCCCATGTGTTGCTTCGAATGGACAAT ATCAATATTCACTGCATATCAATTGTGGTGATAAAGAAGCAATTATTAACGGAACCAAATACGAAGCGGACACAACACCAAAAGGTGCTTCATTGCTGTATGTAAGCCCAGGGTCAAACTGGGCATTTAGCAGCACTGGGAACTTTATGGATGACAACATCACTGACGACAACTTCATTGCAACAAGCATATCAAAATTGGTCATGCCCAATTCAGAGTTGTACACCAAAGCCCGTCTTTCTCCTCTTTCGCTCACATATTATGGGCTTTGCATGTTCAGCGGGAGCTACACGGTTAATCTCCACTTTGCTGAAATTGTTTTCACAAATGACAGCACATATTGTAGCCTTGGCAAAAGAAGATTCAACGTGTTCATACAG GGAAGAATGGTGCTCGAGAATTTCAATATTGAACAGCCCTCTGGTGCGGATGGAAAGCCAGTTATCAAGACTTTCCAAACATACGTCACAAATCATACTCTAGAGATTCAGTTCTATTGGGCAGGAAGGGGGACAACAGGCATTCCATATAGAGGTTCTTACGGTCCACTGATATCTGCAATAACAGTAACTCCAA ATTTCCAGATTCCGTTGGCTGTTGAACCTCCCAAAACTCGAGATAGCAAAAGGAGTTCAAGGGTATCCATTGCTTTAGTGATTGGAATCCCTGTTATAGCAATATTCACTGCTCTGATTGTTGGCATTTATTGTATTAAGAAGCGAAGAAAGAGTTTGATGCATAAAG AACTCAGAGCTCTTGACCTGCAAATTGGCTCCTTCACTTTGCGTCAAATCAAAGCGGCAACTAGGAACTTCGATGCAGCTAACAAGATTGGTGAAGGTGGTTTTGGTTCAGTTTACAAG GGTTTATTATCTGATGGCACCATCATTGCTGTCAAGCAGTTATCATCAAGGTCTAAACAAGGGAATCGGGAATTCGTGAATGAGATAGGCATGATATCTGCACTCCAGCATCCTAACCTTGTCAAACTTTACGGTTGCTGTACAGAAGGAAACCAGCTCTCACTAGTTTACGAGTATATGGAAAACAATTGCCTTGCACGAGCTCTTTTCG TTGAACAATACAGACTGAGACTGGATTGGCCAACAAGACACAAGATTTGCCTTGGGATAGCAAGAGGTCTAGCATATCTGCATGAGGAGTCCGCAATAAGGATTGTGCACCGAGATATCAAGGCCAGCAACATACTGCTTGACAAAGATTTGAATGCTAAGATCTCAGATTTTGGGCTAGCAAAACTTAATGAAGATGATCACACCCACATAAGCACAAAAGTAGCTGGAACAAT ATTAGAAGCTCTAGAAGGGAAGGCAATTAGAAGCAATG CGGATACATGGCTCCTGAGTATGCTATGCGTGGTTATTTAA
- the LOC140222062 gene encoding probable LRR receptor-like serine/threonine-protein kinase At1g07650 isoform X1 produces MAWRPPCPGAWSCLVFFLSLMLAEAVHGVGAPTAAPPAPRLAPAEVRVLGRIAATLGVSHWDFAAGPCDHGGGSRVHCDCSFSNGTVCHVTEIFLKEQNFSAKLPPDFADLPNLLQLDLSRNLFHGGVPDQWARMKKLQGLSLMANRLSGQFPMVLTKITSLTNLSIEGNEFHGPIPPEIGGLIRMEKLILSVNEFTGPLPTALSLFSNLTDLRISSTNFSGRLPDFWGKLKRLEKLQIGGSLLEGPIPSSLSELTNLSDLRISDLRGSGSAFPDLSVMKSMRTLVLRKCSISGSIPSYIGSWTTLKHLDLSFNKLSGEIPPSFANLRGVDYIYLTGNSLSGNIPGWLLRRNKITDISFNNFTMGSSGPNQCLQGSVNLGESYSPEMDSLNSVQPCLKRNFPCVASNGQYQYSLHINCGDKEAIINGTKYEADTTPKGASLLYVSPGSNWAFSSTGNFMDDNITDDNFIATSISKLVMPNSELYTKARLSPLSLTYYGLCMFSGSYTVNLHFAEIVFTNDSTYCSLGKRRFNVFIQGRMVLENFNIEQPSGADGKPVIKTFQTYVTNHTLEIQFYWAGRGTTGIPYRGSYGPLISAITVTPKLRALDLQIGSFTLRQIKAATRNFDAANKIGEGGFGSVYKGLLSDGTIIAVKQLSSRSKQGNREFVNEIGMISALQHPNLVKLYGCCTEGNQLSLVYEYMENNCLARALFVEQYRLRLDWPTRHKICLGIARGLAYLHEESAIRIVHRDIKASNILLDKDLNAKISDFGLAKLNEDDHTHISTKVAGTIGYMAPEYAMRGYLTDKADVYSFGVVALEVVSGKSNTNYRPKEDFVYLLDWACVLHERGALLELVDSDLGSNYSTEEALLMLNVALLCTTAAPTLRPKMSKVVSLLEGHTPLQPLLSDLSLAASSLSSSGVRRNFWQNLSESQSLTAEASCNDTNESSAIDTDGSLRPLVSQM; encoded by the exons ATGGCGTGGAGGCCGCCATGTCCAGGTGCCTGGAGCTGCTTGGTGTTCTTCCTCAGCTTGATGCTCGCTGAGGCCGTCCATGGCGTGGGGGCTCCCACAGCCGCTCCTCCGGCTCCGAGGCTCGCGCCAGCTGAAG TGCGTGTCCTCGGCCGGATCGCGGCCACGCTCGGCGTGTCGCACTGGGACTTCGCCGCCGGTCCCTGCgaccacggcggcggctccagGGTGCACTGTGACTGCTCCTTCTCCAACGGTACCGTCTGCCATGTCACCGAGAT ATTCTTGAAGGAGCAGAACTTCTCTGCTAAGCTCCCGCCTGACTTCGCCGACCTCCCCAACCTTCTCCAGCT AGATCTAAGCAGGAACTTGTTCCATGGTGGAGTGCCTGACCAGTGGGCCCGGATGAAGAAGTTACAAGGACT GTCACTGATGGCAAACAGATTGTCAGGGCAATTTCCCATGGTTCTCACAAAGATCACAAGCCTGACTAACCT GAGCATTGAAGGCAATGAATTCCATGGGCCAATCCCTCCTGAAATTGGAGGTCTCATTCGAATGGAGAAGCT AATATTATCAGTCAATGAGTTCACTGGGCCCCTTCCAACTGCTCTTTCATTGTTCAGTAATTTAACAGACTT GAGGATTTCTAGCACTAATTTTTCTGGAAGGCTGCCTGATTTTTGGGGCAAATTGAAAAGACTTGAAAAATT GCAAATTGGAGGATCTTTGTTGGAAGGGCCTATTCCCTCAAGTCTATCTGAATTGACAAACCTTTCTGATCT GAGGATTAGTGATCTGAGAGGTAGTGGATCAGCTTTCCCCGATTTAAGTGTAATGAAATCCATGAGAACATT GGTACTTAGGAAATGTTCCATCAGTGGAAGCATCCCATCTTACATTGGCTCGTGGACAACTCTTAAGCATCT GGATCTGAGCTTTAATAAACTTAGTGGAGAAATACCACCTTCTTTTGCTAACTTGCGAGGTGTAGATTACAT ATATCTAACGGGAAATTCACTCTCTGGGAATATACCTGGATGGTTATTGAGAAGAAACAAGATCAC GGACATATCTTTTAATAACTTCACAATGGGGAGTTCAGGACCTAATCAATGCCTTCAAGGAAGTGT CAATCTGGGGGAGAGCTATTCACCTGAAATGGACAGTCT AAATAGTGTTCAGCCATGCTTAAAGAGGAATTTCCCATGTGTTGCTTCGAATGGACAAT ATCAATATTCACTGCATATCAATTGTGGTGATAAAGAAGCAATTATTAACGGAACCAAATACGAAGCGGACACAACACCAAAAGGTGCTTCATTGCTGTATGTAAGCCCAGGGTCAAACTGGGCATTTAGCAGCACTGGGAACTTTATGGATGACAACATCACTGACGACAACTTCATTGCAACAAGCATATCAAAATTGGTCATGCCCAATTCAGAGTTGTACACCAAAGCCCGTCTTTCTCCTCTTTCGCTCACATATTATGGGCTTTGCATGTTCAGCGGGAGCTACACGGTTAATCTCCACTTTGCTGAAATTGTTTTCACAAATGACAGCACATATTGTAGCCTTGGCAAAAGAAGATTCAACGTGTTCATACAG GGAAGAATGGTGCTCGAGAATTTCAATATTGAACAGCCCTCTGGTGCGGATGGAAAGCCAGTTATCAAGACTTTCCAAACATACGTCACAAATCATACTCTAGAGATTCAGTTCTATTGGGCAGGAAGGGGGACAACAGGCATTCCATATAGAGGTTCTTACGGTCCACTGATATCTGCAATAACAGTAACTCCAA AACTCAGAGCTCTTGACCTGCAAATTGGCTCCTTCACTTTGCGTCAAATCAAAGCGGCAACTAGGAACTTCGATGCAGCTAACAAGATTGGTGAAGGTGGTTTTGGTTCAGTTTACAAG GGTTTATTATCTGATGGCACCATCATTGCTGTCAAGCAGTTATCATCAAGGTCTAAACAAGGGAATCGGGAATTCGTGAATGAGATAGGCATGATATCTGCACTCCAGCATCCTAACCTTGTCAAACTTTACGGTTGCTGTACAGAAGGAAACCAGCTCTCACTAGTTTACGAGTATATGGAAAACAATTGCCTTGCACGAGCTCTTTTCG TTGAACAATACAGACTGAGACTGGATTGGCCAACAAGACACAAGATTTGCCTTGGGATAGCAAGAGGTCTAGCATATCTGCATGAGGAGTCCGCAATAAGGATTGTGCACCGAGATATCAAGGCCAGCAACATACTGCTTGACAAAGATTTGAATGCTAAGATCTCAGATTTTGGGCTAGCAAAACTTAATGAAGATGATCACACCCACATAAGCACAAAAGTAGCTGGAACAAT CGGATACATGGCTCCTGAGTATGCTATGCGTGGTTATTTAACAGATAAAGCTGATGTATACAGTTTTGGTGTTGTTGCCTTGGAAGTTGTCAGTGGAAAAAGTAACACAAACTACAGGCCAAAGGAAGACTTTGTTTATCTTCTAGATTGG GCTTGTGTTCTACATGAGAGAGGAGCTCTTCTAGAATTGGTAGATTCAGATCTAGGATCCAATTACTCAACAGAAGAGGCACTCCTGATGTTGAATGTTGCCCTGCTATGCACAACTGCAGCACCTACACTCAGACCAAAGATGTCGAAAGTTGTTAGCCTGCTTGAGGGCCACACCCCTCTTCAGCCCTTGCTGTCAGACCTCAGCCTTGCAGCAAGTAGCCTGAGCTCAAGTGGTGTACGCCGGAACTTCTGGCAAAACCTAAGTGAGAGCCAGAGCCTGACAGCAGAAGCTTCGTGCAATGACACTAATGAATCATCAGCCATAGATACAGATGGTAGCCTGAGACCATTGGTGAGTCAGATGTAG
- the LOC140222062 gene encoding probable LRR receptor-like serine/threonine-protein kinase At1g07650 isoform X4 gives MAWRPPCPGAWSCLVFFLSLMLAEAVHGVGAPTAAPPAPRLAPAEVRVLGRIAATLGVSHWDFAAGPCDHGGGSRVHCDCSFSNGTVCHVTEIFLKEQNFSAKLPPDFADLPNLLQLDLSRNLFHGGVPDQWARMKKLQGLSLMANRLSGQFPMVLTKITSLTNLSIEGNEFHGPIPPEIGGLIRMEKLILSVNEFTGPLPTALSLFSNLTDLRISSTNFSGRLPDFWGKLKRLEKLQIGGSLLEGPIPSSLSELTNLSDLRISDLRGSGSAFPDLSVMKSMRTLVLRKCSISGSIPSYIGSWTTLKHLDLSFNKLSGEIPPSFANLRGVDYIYLTGNSLSGNIPGWLLRRNKITDISFNNFTMGSSGPNQCLQGSVNLGESYSPEMDSLNSVQPCLKRNFPCVASNGQYQYSLHINCGDKEAIINGTKYEADTTPKGASLLYVSPGSNWAFSSTGNFMDDNITDDNFIATSISKLVMPNSELYTKARLSPLSLTYYGLCMFSGSYTVNLHFAEIVFTNDSTYCSLGKRRFNVFIQGRMVLENFNIEQPSGADGKPVIKTFQTYVTNHTLEIQFYWAGRGTTGIPYRGSYGPLISAITVTPNFQIPLAVEPPKTRDSKRSSRVSIALVIGIPVIAIFTALIVGIYCIKKRRKSLMHKELRALDLQIGSFTLRQIKAATRNFDAANKIGEGGFGSVYKGLLSDGTIIAVKQLSSRSKQGNREFVNEIGMISALQHPNLVKLYGCCTEGNQLSLVYEYMENNCLARALFVEQYRLRLDWPTRHKICLGIARGLAYLHEESAIRIVHRDIKASNILLDKDLNAKISDFGLAKLNEDDHTHISTKVAGTIGYMAPEYAMRGYLTDKADVYSFGVVALEVVSGKSNTNYRPKEDFVYLLDWACVLHERGALLELVDSDLGSNYSTEEALLMLNVALLCTTAAPTLRPKMSKVVSLLEGHTPLQPLLSDLSLAASSLSSSGVRRNFWQNLSESQSLTAEASCNDTNESSAIDTDGSLRPLVSQM, from the exons ATGGCGTGGAGGCCGCCATGTCCAGGTGCCTGGAGCTGCTTGGTGTTCTTCCTCAGCTTGATGCTCGCTGAGGCCGTCCATGGCGTGGGGGCTCCCACAGCCGCTCCTCCGGCTCCGAGGCTCGCGCCAGCTGAAG TGCGTGTCCTCGGCCGGATCGCGGCCACGCTCGGCGTGTCGCACTGGGACTTCGCCGCCGGTCCCTGCgaccacggcggcggctccagGGTGCACTGTGACTGCTCCTTCTCCAACGGTACCGTCTGCCATGTCACCGAGAT ATTCTTGAAGGAGCAGAACTTCTCTGCTAAGCTCCCGCCTGACTTCGCCGACCTCCCCAACCTTCTCCAGCT AGATCTAAGCAGGAACTTGTTCCATGGTGGAGTGCCTGACCAGTGGGCCCGGATGAAGAAGTTACAAGGACT GTCACTGATGGCAAACAGATTGTCAGGGCAATTTCCCATGGTTCTCACAAAGATCACAAGCCTGACTAACCT GAGCATTGAAGGCAATGAATTCCATGGGCCAATCCCTCCTGAAATTGGAGGTCTCATTCGAATGGAGAAGCT AATATTATCAGTCAATGAGTTCACTGGGCCCCTTCCAACTGCTCTTTCATTGTTCAGTAATTTAACAGACTT GAGGATTTCTAGCACTAATTTTTCTGGAAGGCTGCCTGATTTTTGGGGCAAATTGAAAAGACTTGAAAAATT GCAAATTGGAGGATCTTTGTTGGAAGGGCCTATTCCCTCAAGTCTATCTGAATTGACAAACCTTTCTGATCT GAGGATTAGTGATCTGAGAGGTAGTGGATCAGCTTTCCCCGATTTAAGTGTAATGAAATCCATGAGAACATT GGTACTTAGGAAATGTTCCATCAGTGGAAGCATCCCATCTTACATTGGCTCGTGGACAACTCTTAAGCATCT GGATCTGAGCTTTAATAAACTTAGTGGAGAAATACCACCTTCTTTTGCTAACTTGCGAGGTGTAGATTACAT ATATCTAACGGGAAATTCACTCTCTGGGAATATACCTGGATGGTTATTGAGAAGAAACAAGATCAC GGACATATCTTTTAATAACTTCACAATGGGGAGTTCAGGACCTAATCAATGCCTTCAAGGAAGTGT CAATCTGGGGGAGAGCTATTCACCTGAAATGGACAGTCT AAATAGTGTTCAGCCATGCTTAAAGAGGAATTTCCCATGTGTTGCTTCGAATGGACAAT ATCAATATTCACTGCATATCAATTGTGGTGATAAAGAAGCAATTATTAACGGAACCAAATACGAAGCGGACACAACACCAAAAGGTGCTTCATTGCTGTATGTAAGCCCAGGGTCAAACTGGGCATTTAGCAGCACTGGGAACTTTATGGATGACAACATCACTGACGACAACTTCATTGCAACAAGCATATCAAAATTGGTCATGCCCAATTCAGAGTTGTACACCAAAGCCCGTCTTTCTCCTCTTTCGCTCACATATTATGGGCTTTGCATGTTCAGCGGGAGCTACACGGTTAATCTCCACTTTGCTGAAATTGTTTTCACAAATGACAGCACATATTGTAGCCTTGGCAAAAGAAGATTCAACGTGTTCATACAG GGAAGAATGGTGCTCGAGAATTTCAATATTGAACAGCCCTCTGGTGCGGATGGAAAGCCAGTTATCAAGACTTTCCAAACATACGTCACAAATCATACTCTAGAGATTCAGTTCTATTGGGCAGGAAGGGGGACAACAGGCATTCCATATAGAGGTTCTTACGGTCCACTGATATCTGCAATAACAGTAACTCCAA ATTTCCAGATTCCGTTGGCTGTTGAACCTCCCAAAACTCGAGATAGCAAAAGGAGTTCAAGGGTATCCATTGCTTTAGTGATTGGAATCCCTGTTATAGCAATATTCACTGCTCTGATTGTTGGCATTTATTGTATTAAGAAGCGAAGAAAGAGTTTGATGCATAAAG AACTCAGAGCTCTTGACCTGCAAATTGGCTCCTTCACTTTGCGTCAAATCAAAGCGGCAACTAGGAACTTCGATGCAGCTAACAAGATTGGTGAAGGTGGTTTTGGTTCAGTTTACAAG GGTTTATTATCTGATGGCACCATCATTGCTGTCAAGCAGTTATCATCAAGGTCTAAACAAGGGAATCGGGAATTCGTGAATGAGATAGGCATGATATCTGCACTCCAGCATCCTAACCTTGTCAAACTTTACGGTTGCTGTACAGAAGGAAACCAGCTCTCACTAGTTTACGAGTATATGGAAAACAATTGCCTTGCACGAGCTCTTTTCG TTGAACAATACAGACTGAGACTGGATTGGCCAACAAGACACAAGATTTGCCTTGGGATAGCAAGAGGTCTAGCATATCTGCATGAGGAGTCCGCAATAAGGATTGTGCACCGAGATATCAAGGCCAGCAACATACTGCTTGACAAAGATTTGAATGCTAAGATCTCAGATTTTGGGCTAGCAAAACTTAATGAAGATGATCACACCCACATAAGCACAAAAGTAGCTGGAACAAT CGGATACATGGCTCCTGAGTATGCTATGCGTGGTTATTTAACAGATAAAGCTGATGTATACAGTTTTGGTGTTGTTGCCTTGGAAGTTGTCAGTGGAAAAAGTAACACAAACTACAGGCCAAAGGAAGACTTTGTTTATCTTCTAGATTGG GCTTGTGTTCTACATGAGAGAGGAGCTCTTCTAGAATTGGTAGATTCAGATCTAGGATCCAATTACTCAACAGAAGAGGCACTCCTGATGTTGAATGTTGCCCTGCTATGCACAACTGCAGCACCTACACTCAGACCAAAGATGTCGAAAGTTGTTAGCCTGCTTGAGGGCCACACCCCTCTTCAGCCCTTGCTGTCAGACCTCAGCCTTGCAGCAAGTAGCCTGAGCTCAAGTGGTGTACGCCGGAACTTCTGGCAAAACCTAAGTGAGAGCCAGAGCCTGACAGCAGAAGCTTCGTGCAATGACACTAATGAATCATCAGCCATAGATACAGATGGTAGCCTGAGACCATTGGTGAGTCAGATGTAG